The Cloacibacillus sp. genomic interval ACAGAGCAACACTCCTTCCGTCAGCCGCCAAAAACAGGCGGCCGACACCTCCCTCAGAGAGGGAGGCAAAAGGGCAAAGTCAAAAGCTAAACCGCTATTTATCTTTTTTCCCAGCCTTGTATTTCTTCTGACTCTTTTGCCGATACGTTTGCCCTGATATCCGTCTTATTCGCCGGTGTTTTTGTCCGGATATGGGGTATAATTTGGCGTAAAGTCTGATGAGTGATGTAATGGCTAATACATCACTACTTTAATACAAGATATAGTATAATTGTGATATAGGTCCGCGTTTTTTCGCGAGTATAAAGTCGTATAAGTCAGGCTTGTACGGCTATGCAGATAGATTGCTTTATAAGTACGATAATTGAAAGGAGTGCTTTTTTATGTCAGAATCAAACAGTCTGTGGAAGGCGTACCGTTTCCCGATAATCCTTCTTTGCGCCATCGCGATCGGCTGTGTCATCGGCGCCGTGATGGGCAAGGACGCCCTGGTGCTCAAACCTCTTGGAGATATCTTTATCAACGCGATGTTTATGGTGGTCGTGCCGCTGGTCTTTACGACGATCTGCAGCGCCGTTGCCTCTATGTCCTCGATGGAGCGTCTCGGAAAGGTAATGCGTTCGCTGGTCATCGTTTTCCTGGTCACGGGAGCCGTCGCTGCCATCCTGATGCTCATCACCGTCACCCTCTTCCCGCCGGCGCAGGGCGCCAATATCCAGATGGAGGCCGCGGGCGAGATACAGGCATTCAGCACGCCGGACCAGATAGTCAAAGCCTTCACGACCGACGACTTTGTTAATCTGCTTTCGCGCCGGGCGATGCTGCCGCTGATCCTCTTCACGATCTTCTTCGGTTTCTGCCTCCAGTCGCTTGGCGAACGGGGACGCGCGATCGGACGCGGCATCTCCGTCGTCGCCGACGCGATGCTGCAGATGGTCAAGTATCTCATGTATTACGCCCCGATCGGTCTCGGCGCATATTTCGCGACGCTCGTCGGCGACTACGGCCCGCAGCTGCTGGGAGCCTATTTCCGCGCGATGGTTGTCTATCATGTCGCCACCTTCGGATATTTCTTCATCGCCTTTACCATCTACGCCTGGTGGGCCACAGAGGGACGCGGCGTGAAGGTTTTCTGGAGCAAGATAATCGCGCCGGCGCTCATGGCTCTCGGCTCAGGCAGCAGTACGGCGACGCTGCCGGTCAACCTTGAGGCGGCCTCAGATATGGGCATTCCGCGCGATATCAGCGAGATCGTGCTGCCGATAGGCGCGACGGCCCATATGGAGGGTTCCTGCCTCTCCGGCATCCTCAAGATAGCCTTCCTCTTCGGCATCTTTGGTCTGCCCTTCACGAGTCTCGGTACGATGGCGACGGCGGTGGCGGTGGCGGTGCTCTCCGGCGTCGTTCTCTCCGGCATCCCCGGCGGCGGTCTGGTTGGCGAGATGCTTATTGTCAGCCTTTACGGCTTTCCGCCCGAGGCCTTCCCGATCATCGCGACGATCGGCTTCCTCGTCGACCCCGCGGCGACGATGGTCAACGCTACGGGCGACACCTGCTCCGCGCTGATGATTTCGCGTCTTGTCGAGGGTAAAAACTGGTTC includes:
- a CDS encoding dicarboxylate/amino acid:cation symporter; amino-acid sequence: MSESNSLWKAYRFPIILLCAIAIGCVIGAVMGKDALVLKPLGDIFINAMFMVVVPLVFTTICSAVASMSSMERLGKVMRSLVIVFLVTGAVAAILMLITVTLFPPAQGANIQMEAAGEIQAFSTPDQIVKAFTTDDFVNLLSRRAMLPLILFTIFFGFCLQSLGERGRAIGRGISVVADAMLQMVKYLMYYAPIGLGAYFATLVGDYGPQLLGAYFRAMVVYHVATFGYFFIAFTIYAWWATEGRGVKVFWSKIIAPALMALGSGSSTATLPVNLEAASDMGIPRDISEIVLPIGATAHMEGSCLSGILKIAFLFGIFGLPFTSLGTMATAVAVAVLSGVVLSGIPGGGLVGEMLIVSLYGFPPEAFPIIATIGFLVDPAATMVNATGDTCSALMISRLVEGKNWFAKANVTNL